tgaatatatttttttatatgtttaaatcgatCGTCATGTTGGAATACTGTTTTTTTTAAACCAATTGCTTATATGTTTAAATAGACTGTTACATAGCACTTCTAATTTTAGCTAGGCCCCCCAGGATTAATATCCTAGCTCCGCCACTGGGCATGATTGCGTCTCAAAATCTCATTCCAAAGCTTCActacaaattttattatatgagtggaaattataaatttaaaatataaatatgggtttaaaattaattaataataaaatgaaaaaaattaaattacaattatgatacaaactcaatcaaatacattaatatatatacatacataattgaTGGAGGTGATAAAGTATgcataataaatattgaaatgtataaaaatatcaaaataaagcttTAGTTGAGTTGAGTGATAAAGTAAAAAGCTTTGGTAATTTGCAATTGGTTCTGGTTTAAATCTCactatatgaaaatttttattggttttttcaaataaaaaatcaaattatcctcgaataatataatttattttaattacgaaaaagTATCTAGGTAATTGTCTAACCGAGTTAATGTCTTGATTGAGAGTGACACAAACTCAATAAATACTTAATAAACAATatagatataatatataatatttgtacCAAATATGAAAGGTCTAAGATCAGTGACGGAGCCGAAAAAAAGATTTGGGGAGAgtcggaattaaattatatatttttacgatagtgaaaaataattttaccattttaatagtctatatttttataatttttaaaagattaaatcaaaattttatcattttaagggattaaaatataattttactataattaatttaaaattttataaattataaaaagtttaaaaaaaatccattttaaaAGAATTGGAGACCTTTCAGCCACTTAGCTCCGCGAATCTCTAAGATAAAAAATTGAATaccttgtaatatatattttactcTCTGGATGATTCTGTATATGTACACAACTATAGTAAATCAACATCAGGAAAGGTTACAACTTGGGGTTGTTTCAAATCTACAATTATTTTTACCTTGAATTCCGTTCATCATATTTCTTTCTTTGCTTCAATTTACTGTACCCTACAgcgacaaagaaaaaaaaagcttgaagTAATCAAGAATTCCCTGGTACAAGGGGAAAACCGAAAAAGGTCACATGATCACATGCTTACCAAATAATTGGTTTCTCTTATGACCAAACTGATTAGAGACGTAATTAAGTACACTATACATAATCCAAATCTATACATGTTTATTAGCATTAGATTTCATCGTTATTTGTTTTATCATGTGGGCAAGTGAATGCTTCAGCTTCGCTGCCTACAGCCTTGGCAGCTACCATTTGCTAGCCTTTACGGTACCCTCTACTTGtccttttttaatatatatatattaatcaccTATTCGTTTTCAGTTTGTTACattacatgcatgcatgcatatgaAAGTGTTACGGCTCCATGCCGAACCCATAAATGGCCCCTACAATTTTATCATAAAGATTGTTGCATATATAGGGTATTAATTTCAAAGTCACCATATGCCCTATTTCTGGGTAAAAATTTATAGAAGCttttatattaagagttaaattacatcttctccatttttttaaaaaaatagatatattaatttatatatattagattaaagagtaaagtagttttttcttttcaaaatttcatttatttgtactgttaaaaactagcgtACTTGATGGAATAACCAAACTATGACATGTGGTGTGCCACGTATACATCATGTTGGCGTAAAGGGACTGATTtgtaatagtagaaatggatagaaTTCTTAACAAAATAGTTTCTAATTTAACGTATAGGTATTGcccattttttgaataaaaggaaCAAAATACAATCTGAATCCTACTTCTAAACCTTCATGGTACTTCAGACCCGACCCTGAGGGTAGTTTGGGAAGGGCCCAAAAATACTTTTTCTTGAACTTTTAATGTGGGGGAAAAATCTTCAGCCTTTTATGTTTTTTGATCGACGCTTCACTGCAagcatgaaaaagaaaagaacaaaaaagaaaatgagcCTTTAATTCTAGTTCCCAAATTCCAACTCTTGCCATTAAAACTAATGGAGAATTTCAATTTTCCCCAAAAAAATCACGAGTTACTAACATTCAACTTTCTCTATTTTCCCATAACCATGGCAACGGGAGAAATTTTCGAGAAATTAAATAGGACCAAATTTCATTTGAGTAATACATTATTCATCAGTAATTATTAGTATCAATCAATTGAAGttattaatttttactttatatatgATAGATTGAGAGTTTGagattctaaaataattttactgACAGTAGATGGTGGCTTTGACGTGATAGTTCTTCTCTCTTGAGTTTGTCAAATCTGCAGGTTACTATCTGAATGTTTTAATcgcttataatttttttaacgatCCCTATGACTATGGTATCATCTGAAAGAATTTTTTCAAAGCTAAAGTTAATCAAAACCTACTTGAGATTATCAATGTCACAAGAACAGTTGAATGGTCTAGCAATTTTATCAATTAAGaatgatttttttagaaaatattgatGCTGATGTTACCATTAATGATTTTGCATATCGGAATGCTCGTAgaatctattttttataatttttttttagtttttttagtttatGACATAGGAGtagattgaatgaaaattatatattttttaattttattagaaatATATTACTTGTTTAATGTAAAAAAAcgtattatttcaataaaattattaatatatatttgtttttattatattaccttttataaatttttttaatggaatCCAATTTATTATTTCTTCCCCTGAGTGCTTTTACTCCTAACTCTTGATACAGCATGCATGCGGTAGGAGCTAGCTGTCGTCCCTAATGGATCTGCTTCTTTCTCAAACGAAGTTTGTGATGAAActaaaacaatataatataatataagacGTGACAAATTAATCACGAGCTTTGCTTATTTCAACCATTATCAGCAAAATAACGATTACACAGcttaaagagaaggaaaaaaaaaaaaggtggcgATGGGGGGGGGTCCAGCAAACTGCAAAGTGGAGTTATAGATCACACGAGACCGGTTTGTTAGAATTGTCACATGATGCTCGAATCTcctgctttctttttctttaactcCCTTACCTCAGAGATGCTTCAAGAACAATCTCATCTTGTGTTTTgtgtgtttatgttttttttaagggCAATGAGCTAAAATTTGTTGTTCCCAATCCCAATCCTAATCCCAACTTTGTCTTTGTTTTTGTCAACTTGTTGCTTAGTAACGTTGTGTTTATATAAAGAGTtcaaattatgattattttaaattcGTCTTTAAATTATTAACCACGGCTTATTTTgcctctttcctttttttttttttcaaaagtaatACAAAGGGATCCATGCattaaaatggaaataaaattattaataatcatTATAGTTGATACAAATAGACTAAGCCAATGGAAaccttaaataaaatatattaatcataaaaaaCACCAAAATTCAATCTGAATGTGAACAACTTTCCAACattttatatgaattgtttatgaaaaTAGACTTCACTTCAAAGCAAGAAAATGTTAATGTTTTAGATATGATTGCCAAACTAAGTTTTAGCTGACTAAAAAATGTAGAGTAGCACGCATAATAATAAGTTATAATATAGTTTCCATGCAAATGTCGCTTCAATACACATTTCATCATAGGAAGCAAATATAAAAGTAAAGCTAAAGACAAAGTACATTCCCAAAATAGCCATTTTATAATGGTCCCTAACTCCAACCAATAAATCTCTTAATTTAGAAGTAAACACACTTTTAGAGAAAAGACAAACAAACACAAACCAAAGTGCACTGCCAAAAGGGCATATATGTCTAATAACAACAACGACCAACGATTTTATTATAAACCCGGTCTTTTTGCCTTTAATGAACTCAAAACTCAAAAGCCTTGATTTTTCTTTATTAGCTTCGTCTTGCTCCGATCCGAGCAACCGTGACAGGTGCTGCCTATGGATAACTCAAGCGAGCAACCGCCCCCTCATTTGGGTCTGACCCGAGAAGAGTATGCGGAGCTGAAGCCTCTCATTGACGCATACCATAATTTTGAGCCGACGCCGAACACATGCACATCGCTGGTAACTCAGCGCATCGATGCTCCAGCTGAAGTCGTTTGGCCTTTCGTTCGAAGCTTTGAAAATCCACAAAAATACAAACACTTCATCAAGGGTTGTAACATGAGGAGCGGCGACGGTAGCGTTGGGAGCGTTAGAGAAGTCACCGTGGTTTCGGGCTTGCCAGCTTCGACAAGTACGGAAAGGCTGGAGTTTTTGGATGATGAAAAGCATGTGTTAAGCTTTAGGGTGGTGGGAGGTGAGCATAGGCTGAGAAACTACAGGTCGGTGACATCGGTGAATGAGTTTCATAAGGAAGGGAAAGTTTACACCATCGTTTTAGAGTCTTATATAGTGGATATACCAGAGGGGAACTCTGGGGAAGATACAAAGATGTTCGTGGATACAGTCGTGAAGTTGAATCTACAAAAGCTCGGGATTGTGGCAATGGGTTCTCTTCATGAACCGAGACATGATTGACTACAACAAGATTGAAATAAGTTTGCTTAGGGTAAGATTCTCTCTGAATGAAAGCTCTAGTTTATTAGTGGGGATTTGACAGTTTGCGAATTGGTTTGTATATCTTAGATTTTGTTGGGTGATAAACTCagttatattattttaatctaggattaaatatttatgattttCTGATTCTcttaaataaatgattaaaattaagcattcatttacatgataaattgtaattaatatttacaagaataaaatataagtttaaatcgatattgtgaaaaaaaaaagcaatcatAAGCTTCGACCATGGAATGAAGATGAAGGATAAgaaaattgttatatttattattatgacGTAGCCTTCagtattaaacatcaaaacagtTTTATATATCTATTCCTTTTAACTCTCTCCTTTCACAGATTAAACAGACGTGATATTTTCTCCTATAATGTTCAGACAGCTTCCTCTCTATTTGAGTTATTTCTGATGATGGATTTGATCATGAAAATTAAAGTGCCAAGTTGCtatagatatatttatatatattagtcTGATAGTTTGATATTTGATGCTAGAAAGGGTTTTTTCCTGATATTGTTGTTCAAAGATGCTGGAAAGAGTTGACCAATGAATTTTTCTGAGGGATTACGAAGCTTCAACTACATTGGTGATAGAATTGTTAAGAGGGAAATTGGGAACTGTAAGATTTACGTATGtgcctatacatatatatataaaagtatccCGCTGAGTTAGCGTGACCAGTTAGTGACGAAATTGGCAGGGGCGAAAACGACCAGGGGGCGGCGGCGGCCCAAAATTGGAAACATTTTTATTTGGGtcctttgaaatttttaaaattttaaattagtaaaggtaaaattgtattttaagctctaaaatgataaaaatttaatttaattctttaaaaattataaagacagagactattaaaatggtgaaattgtacttttactattataaaagttataatttaatttaggcCTCCTGACTTCGCCCTTGGAAATTGGTGATTAAAATTTGAGAGAGTTTGTTTAAAATTTCGAAAAATTTAGAAGTCTAATaagaagttttaaaatttttgggagtataattattttttttaatttttgaaaggattaatgagtatttttattaaaaaaattataggatcaaattaaaatttttaaaaaataaaagttataatgataattttcaaaaaatttgccGTCTCTGAACAATGTTTCACTCCTGCACGAGTCAATTTAAAGGGAAATATCAGAAAAGCCAAATTAGATATACGATATCAAATGCAATTATGGATAGTTATgtcatttattataaaatattatccactaaattattttttattttatctaaactaataaaTAGCTacccaaacaataacaatatattttaaattttaattaatgttttattctGAAATATATTGATTAAAGGATAGCAAATATACtaataattcaaacataaaaagATAATAGCAACCACAAACTTCGAATAtgtatcataaaataaatattaaagatataaaagaaaaagaataagaatAAGGCAAATCATCAATTAAAGGATTATCTGCCACCATATTGGCGGTATGGCCGCAAAGCTTCGATGGATGGCTAAAGACAAATAGTATTAGGGGCCAGTCACATATTTTCGATTCAGTACATAAAAAGGAGATACCAGGGAAGCCTTGGCCTTTGCAAGAAGATTTAAGAGGTCACATTGAGATGAAGCCACACCTTGAAACTGTAATAAAGCATGGCAGCTGCAAGCAGATTAATATGGTTCCAAAGGCATTGTTTTCCAAGGAAGTGTAGAATAAATTTAGGGGCAATCCAAGTGAGACGGGAGTTTTAGATCTATTTTGTAAGTATTTAGCTTTCAGGATTTCTGGGTAAAGGGAGTTTTGATAATTAATAAGTCTCCAATAACGAAAAGGAATCAAGGCACGTAGGGTTAAACAAGGCTCGCAAACAGAGACAGACAACATGAAAATGACCATATCAAGTTAAAAGGAAAACTACCAGAGGAGCGAAATTTTATTAACAAGCCACAATTTCTAGTATGACAGCACGTAATGGATGGTTGCTTGTTCAAAAGAGCACCAGTTATTAGTTTGAATCAAGCTCCCCTTAAATGCGAATATTCATCGTAACTCTCAAGTAGGAACCCAAGTCAGAACTTGCACCAAAACATCCTTAAGTTACAGACCAGCAGGAGCGGAGGGGGCACACGGCTGCCGACAAAAAGGTCAGCCAGCCACACAACGGGGAGACAAGGCAAACCATTAAAGTTTTGGGCTTCCATTCGATGAATGTCCGGTCCTCTCATCTTTGGTTTAGTGACATGATCTATATATATAGTAGGAGAAATCAAAACTAGTTTCCTTACATCGTTTCAGGTATGATTTGATTGTGGATATCagataggtttttttttttttttttggctgtgGTTAGcttgatgatttttttaaaagtttaatttaaggtcattatgattttttttccacATCAAATTGAGTGTTTAATTTAGTTGACTTAGACCACACTTCAAAGTCGACATCAATTTTTTCAATACCTTGATACttcatattatataaaatttgtaatttgtaGGCATATAGTGTCTAAAACTATGAAGCTTAAATTACAATGGTAGGGTAATTTTAGAAATACTTAATCAATGGGAATCAACTAATTTTGACGAACCAATAGTCCAAAATAGATCTATGTCCTCTGCACTTGTTTCAGctatctaatttaataaaaatggggATGTCATCATCATAAGCTCAAATACTAAATATTACAAATAGAAAATGGAAAGCTTAAATTAACTACGCACCCTTTGTTTATCATTATATTATTGGCGGTTTCTCTAGTAAATAATTATTCAATGATTTACATAACTTCACCTTAGCTAAACGtcttatgattataaataaaagaattggcaatatctcttcttcttcttttctgtcTCTATTGCTTCTCTATCTACAACCCTAATGCCTTTCTCTTTTCCTTCACCAACATGTCAAAACATGTTACAAAATCACCTTATATAGATTACAAAATGCTGTTGATTTGCCCCCTTTTTTTCCCGTTTCATCTTCCTATCAAACTTCCAAAGAAATCCGGGTTTTAATCGGTTTCAACTTCAACCCCATGCTTTCCGGTGAAAGAAGCTCCGGAGAGATGCAAGATGGACTCAATGGGCTTCTAGGACTAACACTTAGGGTCGCTCTGTATAAACCGTATCCCGTAAGAAAGTACTCTATTGGTATCAACATGGCATGGGGTTGCTCCTCCGTCACCATTGACCCACATGCCTGTACCTGCAGGTTCCACCATTTCCAGGTTGTCAGGTTGTGCTAGctcaattttgatttaaaaaattaaattctttttcgaattttaaattaaacaaatctaattatttgatttttttttaattcaactcaaataagtaattcgagttcgAGTTGTTTTATAAATTGAATAACTAGAATAAATACTCCTTTGGtccttgtaaattttaaaaataaacaaattgacttcttaacaataattcaaaataatttttaaaattcaaatatttctaaaaattccataatttatatttttaaaatatatataaaaattaaatattctaaaaaaaatctaatgaatatataaaaaagttaaaaattttaaaagaaattctaaagtaataataatagaaCCTAAATAAGATAACCATTCAAGTTTCAAGCGAATATGCATtaacatgaaattaattatattgtaataagattttaatttgacatatatttaaatcaaacaatttcactcaattcgaatcgaatttcatttcactcgactcgattcgaaaaatttccaaataaatctaaaatgataaaatggaaCTCTCAACTTGATTAATTTAAACTCTTTCATTCGATTCAATCGAACACTCACCCCTATCACCATATATGTGTTTGCAAGCTATATAAATGAAAGATATTATAACATGGTTAGGCAATAAACTGTTTTGCGTACCTCCACTAAGGCACTATATCTTCTATCTAGTTTCGATGTCATGTGAAGAGCCTCGGAATGGAAAGGAGAGTTTTCGCCAACAAATATTAATGAACGGCAATGCAGTTTCCTTAACCCTTCGCTAAGGTCAGGTCTCCTGAAAGACAGTGAATAAATGTTTCATGTTGGACCAAAAGTGGTAACGACATTTATGAATCGAAAAAATTCTTTCCATTTCCCCTGGTAAAGGAGAAAAGATGATCAAACAAGCCATGTGAAACCCGTTTGAAGAGCACTTTCAGAAAGGAACATGGTTCTACTATTTATGATGGGGACAGGCTTACCCGTTCATTGCTTCTAGGAATTGCCAAATATTTATACTCTGCCTTTCATCTAGCAACTGTGGAAAACGAAAAAAATTCCGATTAGTCAGAAAAATGCCATGAGCAAAACAACCTTACTTCATTGTCAATCGAAAAGTAAATAAGAGACAAACACGAGAAGTTCAAGAACTAACTCTTCTGCATGCCTGAACTATATCTGATTCTGGTACTTGAACATTACCACGAACTTCCTGCCATAGTCATTCAGAACCTCATCACTCAACTAGTCTGATTCTAGAACAAAGCAAAACAGCATATGTTTTTGGAGCTGAAAACTACCTTACTAAAGTACCGCTTAAGCAACAACTCCTTCACCACTCCACACATGCCATAGAAATATAGTAAATTTGACATCACCTGAAATAATATGACAATCCATCTAAGCACTAAACTATTTAACCCCctctccccccccccccaaaaaaaaaaaaaagagaaaaaaattaaaaagcccGGAAGAGGAACCTTATTTAACAACCACTCTGTCCATGAGGGTGCTCTGCATAGGGGCGAAATAAGTATTAACCCAAGGACACGTTGCCGGTATTTCATCTATTAAGCCAATGCAGAATAATCATTTCCAAGAATACAACAGAATATTTAGTTATTTATCTGGAAAATGGGGAaagggaaaaaaggaaaaattttacATATGCCTAGCTACTTGACTTACAGCAAATAGGGTAAGAATATATGCTCCAGCTGTAACCCCCATACACATTACAGCACCAAGCCTGgagtaaagagaagaaaaaaaagagttaaataattgaataaagcTTGCTTGCCTTCATTCTTttccatgtaaatattttaatgataatAACGTATTGATGAAAACGACAGCTTAAGAACCTATAAGTGGGTAGTAGGTGCATCAATTTACATCATTTTCAGACAACTACTGCAATAATTACCCCCCAACATAATAAACTATGGAGCAGAAGGGATTACAGTAAAGTAAAATTCTAACCAGCTGACGCTtagaaagagagaaaataaagtaaCTATGAAACTATATAATTACCCAAAAAAGTTGAGAACCTCAACAATTTGATCTGCCAAGTCATCAACGGAAGGCATAAAACCATCGGGACAGATTGGTGGAGCTCCGAACTGCAATATTTCTTGAACAAAGTCCCGGATAAGAAAGGTGTGAATTATGAGATAAAACCACCAAAAGAAATTGATTAGAACAGCaaataaatgattaaaacatGAGCAGAACTGACCTCATGCCCTGGAGGACTTATATGATATATGCAAAAGTTGTGGAGGAGTAACGAACTAGCTTCCGGACAAAAGAACAAGCCTTGAAAACAGGATATATCTGCAAGATCTCACACGATCAAAGGTTTAGGTAAGAAACATGAAGAATCATTGGATAAATGGTTTTGCTCATCGTGGAAATCCAACAAATTATGATGTTATGAACTTCAAACATATTATATTGACATTGAAAACTTTAGCTCAAAGCATTCAAGCCTCAAAGTCTCGTGTGTTATGATGAAAACACAAAAGATCTCACTTTTAAAATAATGTCTATGTTTAGGGAGAAAATTcataattccaaaaaaaaaaaaaaaagagcaaccCTTTTTAACCAAAACTGTTGGCAAACTTATACACACACGTATCAATTATCATAGGCGAGACACACAGATAAGGAAACAAAGCAGTACAA
The sequence above is drawn from the Gossypium hirsutum isolate 1008001.06 chromosome A05, Gossypium_hirsutum_v2.1, whole genome shotgun sequence genome and encodes:
- the LOC107961366 gene encoding abscisic acid receptor PYL2, producing MDNSSEQPPPHLGLTREEYAELKPLIDAYHNFEPTPNTCTSLVTQRIDAPAEVVWPFVRSFENPQKYKHFIKGCNMRSGDGSVGSVREVTVVSGLPASTSTERLEFLDDEKHVLSFRVVGGEHRLRNYRSVTSVNEFHKEGKVYTIVLESYIVDIPEGNSGEDTKMFVDTVVKLNLQKLGIVAMGSLHEPRHD
- the LOC107958888 gene encoding protein NDL1 isoform X2, which codes for MEYLVKTHHGTVSVAVFGDQDKPALITYPDLALNHISCFQGLFFCPEASSLLLHNFCIYHISPPGHEFGAPPICPDGFMPSVDDLADQIVEVLNFFGLGAVMCMGVTAGAYILTLFAMKYRQRVLGLILISPLCRAPSWTEWLLNKVMSNLLYFYGMCGVVKELLLKRYFSKEVRGNVQVPESDIVQACRRLLDERQSINIWQFLEAMNGRPDLSEGLRKLHCRSLIFVGENSPFHSEALHMTSKLDRRYSALVEVQACGSMVTEEQPHAMLIPIEYFLTGYGLYRATLSVSPRSPLSPSCISPELLSPESMGLKLKPIKTRISLEV
- the LOC107958888 gene encoding protein NDL2 isoform X1, whose translation is MADSSDSVSIDMESISLGGKEYLVKTHHGTVSVAVFGDQDKPALITYPDLALNHISCFQGLFFCPEASSLLLHNFCIYHISPPGHEFGAPPICPDGFMPSVDDLADQIVEVLNFFGLGAVMCMGVTAGAYILTLFAMKYRQRVLGLILISPLCRAPSWTEWLLNKVMSNLLYFYGMCGVVKELLLKRYFSKEVRGNVQVPESDIVQACRRLLDERQSINIWQFLEAMNGRPDLSEGLRKLHCRSLIFVGENSPFHSEALHMTSKLDRRYSALVEVQACGSMVTEEQPHAMLIPIEYFLTGYGLYRATLSVSPRSPLSPSCISPELLSPESMGLKLKPIKTRISLEV